One window from the genome of Vicugna pacos chromosome 21, VicPac4, whole genome shotgun sequence encodes:
- the PIAS3 gene encoding E3 SUMO-protein ligase PIAS3 isoform X1: MAELGELKHMVMSFRVSELQVLLGFAGRNKSGRKHELLAKALHLLKSSCAPSVQMKIKELYRRRFPRKTLGPSDLSLLSLPPGTPPVGSPGPLAPIPPALLAPGTLLGPKREVDMHPSLPQPVHPDVTMKPLPFYEIYGELIRPTTLASTSSQRFEEAHFTFALTPQQVQQILTSREVLPGAKCDYTIQVQLRFCLCETSCPQEDYFPPNLFVKVNGKLCPLPGYLPPTKNGAEPKRPSRPINITPLARLSATVPNTIVVNWSSEFGRNYSLSVYLVRQLTAGTLLQKLRAKGIRNPDHSRALIKEKLTADPDSEVATTSLRVSLMCPLGKMRLTVPCRALTCAHLQSFDAALYLQMNEKKPTWTCPVCDKKAPYESLIIDGLFMEILNSCSDCDEIQFMEDGSWCPMKPKKEASEVCPPPGYGLDAVQYSPVQEGNPSENKKKVEVIDLTIESSSDEEDLPPTKKHCPVTSAAIPALPGSKGVLTSDHQPSSVLRSPAVGTMGGDFLSGLPLHEYPPAFPLGADIQGLDLFSFLQPESQHYGPSVITSLDEQDALGHFFQYRGTPSHFLGPLAPTLGSSHRSTTPAPPPGRVSSIVAPGGTLREGHGGPLPSGPSLTGCRSDIISLD, from the exons ATGGCGGAGCTGGGCGAATTAAAG CACATGGTGATGAGTTTCCGGGTGTCTGAGCTCCAGGTGCTCCTCGGCTTTGCTGGCCGGAACAAGAGTGGACGGAAGCACGAGCTCTTGGCCAAGGCCCTGCACCTCCTCAAGTCCAGCTGTGCCCCCAGCGTCCAGATGAAGATCAAAGAGCTTTACCGACGACGCTTTCCCCGGAAGACCCTGGGGCCCTCTGATCTTtccctgctctctctgccccctgGCACCCCTCCTGTAGGCTCTCCTGGCCCTTTAGCTCCCATCCCCCCGGCCCTCTTGGCCCCTGGCACCCTACTGGGCCCCAAGCGTGAAGTGGACATGCACCCCTCTCTGCCCCAGCCTGTGCACCCTGATGTAACCATGAAACCGTTGCCCTTCTATGAAATCTACGGGGAGCTGATCCGGCCCACCACCCTCG CATCCACTTCTAGCCAGCGGTTTGAGGAAGCTCACTTCACCTTTGCCCTCACCCCCCAGCAAGTGCAGCAGATTCTTACATCCAG AGAGGTTCTACCAGGAGCCAAATGCGATTATACCATACAGGTGCAGCTAAG GTTCTGTCTCTGTGAGACCAGCTGTCCCCAGGAGGATTATTTCCCCCCCAACCTCTTTGTCAAGGTCAATGGGAAACTGTGCCCTTTGCCG GGCTACCTTCCCCCTACCAAGAATGGGGCTGAGCCCAAGAGGCCCAGCCGCCCCATCAACATCACGCCCTTGGCTCGACTCTCAGCCACTGTTCCCAACACCATCGTGGTCAACTGGTCATCTGAGTTTGGACGG AATTACTCCTTGTCTGTGTACCTGGTGAGGCAGTTGACTGCAGGGACCCTTCTACAAAAACTCAGAGCCAAGGGCATCCGGAACCCAGACCACTCCCGGGCACTGA TCAAGGAGAAACTGACTGCTGATCCGGACAGTGAGGTGGCCACCACAAGTCTCCGGGTGTCACTTATGTGCCCG CTAGGGAAGATGCGCTTGACTGTCCCTTGTCGTGCTCTCACCTGCGCCCACCTGCAGAGCTTCGATGCTGCTCTGTATCTACAGATGAATGAGAAGAAGCCAACGTGGACATGTCCTGTGTGTGACAAGAAGGCTCCCTATGAATCTCTTATCATTGATGG TTTATTCATGGAGATTCTTAATTCCTGCTCGGATTGTGATGAGATCCAGTTCATGGAAGACGGATCCTGGTGCCCAATGAAACCCAAGAAGGAGGCATCTGAGGTTTGCCCCCCGCCAGGGTATGGGCTGGATG CTGTCCAGTATAGCCCAGTCCAAGAGGGCAATCCATCAGAGAATAAGAAGAAGGTTGAAGTGATTGACTTGACAATAGAAAGCTCATCAGATGAGGAGGACCTGCCCCCGACCAAAAAGCACTGTCCTGTCACCTCAGCTGCTATCCCAGCTCTACCTGGAAGCAAAGG AGTCCTGACGTCTGATCACCAGCCATCCTCGGTGCTGCGGAGCCCTGCTGTGGGCACGATGGGCGGCGATTTCCTGTCCGGTCTCCCGCTACACGAGTACCCACCTGCCTTCCCGCTGGGGGCTGATATCCAAG gtttagatttattttctttccttcagcctGAGAGTCAG CACTACGGTCCCTCTGTCATCACCTCACTAGACGAACAGGATGCCCTTGGCCACTTCTTCCAGTACCGAGGGACCCCTTCCCACTTTCTGGGCCCGCTAGCCCCCACGCTGGGGAGCTCTCACCGTAGCACCACTCCAGCACCCCCTCCTGGCCGCGTCAGTAGCATCGTGGCCCCTGGGGGGACCTTAAGGGAGGGGCACGGAGGACCTCTGCCCTCAGGTCCTTCTTTGACCGGCTGTCGGTCAGACATCATTTCCCTGGACTGA
- the PIAS3 gene encoding E3 SUMO-protein ligase PIAS3 isoform X2 → MVMSFRVSELQVLLGFAGRNKSGRKHELLAKALHLLKSSCAPSVQMKIKELYRRRFPRKTLGPSDLSLLSLPPGTPPVGSPGPLAPIPPALLAPGTLLGPKREVDMHPSLPQPVHPDVTMKPLPFYEIYGELIRPTTLASTSSQRFEEAHFTFALTPQQVQQILTSREVLPGAKCDYTIQVQLRFCLCETSCPQEDYFPPNLFVKVNGKLCPLPGYLPPTKNGAEPKRPSRPINITPLARLSATVPNTIVVNWSSEFGRNYSLSVYLVRQLTAGTLLQKLRAKGIRNPDHSRALIKEKLTADPDSEVATTSLRVSLMCPLGKMRLTVPCRALTCAHLQSFDAALYLQMNEKKPTWTCPVCDKKAPYESLIIDGLFMEILNSCSDCDEIQFMEDGSWCPMKPKKEASEVCPPPGYGLDAVQYSPVQEGNPSENKKKVEVIDLTIESSSDEEDLPPTKKHCPVTSAAIPALPGSKGVLTSDHQPSSVLRSPAVGTMGGDFLSGLPLHEYPPAFPLGADIQGLDLFSFLQPESQHYGPSVITSLDEQDALGHFFQYRGTPSHFLGPLAPTLGSSHRSTTPAPPPGRVSSIVAPGGTLREGHGGPLPSGPSLTGCRSDIISLD, encoded by the exons ATGGTGATGAGTTTCCGGGTGTCTGAGCTCCAGGTGCTCCTCGGCTTTGCTGGCCGGAACAAGAGTGGACGGAAGCACGAGCTCTTGGCCAAGGCCCTGCACCTCCTCAAGTCCAGCTGTGCCCCCAGCGTCCAGATGAAGATCAAAGAGCTTTACCGACGACGCTTTCCCCGGAAGACCCTGGGGCCCTCTGATCTTtccctgctctctctgccccctgGCACCCCTCCTGTAGGCTCTCCTGGCCCTTTAGCTCCCATCCCCCCGGCCCTCTTGGCCCCTGGCACCCTACTGGGCCCCAAGCGTGAAGTGGACATGCACCCCTCTCTGCCCCAGCCTGTGCACCCTGATGTAACCATGAAACCGTTGCCCTTCTATGAAATCTACGGGGAGCTGATCCGGCCCACCACCCTCG CATCCACTTCTAGCCAGCGGTTTGAGGAAGCTCACTTCACCTTTGCCCTCACCCCCCAGCAAGTGCAGCAGATTCTTACATCCAG AGAGGTTCTACCAGGAGCCAAATGCGATTATACCATACAGGTGCAGCTAAG GTTCTGTCTCTGTGAGACCAGCTGTCCCCAGGAGGATTATTTCCCCCCCAACCTCTTTGTCAAGGTCAATGGGAAACTGTGCCCTTTGCCG GGCTACCTTCCCCCTACCAAGAATGGGGCTGAGCCCAAGAGGCCCAGCCGCCCCATCAACATCACGCCCTTGGCTCGACTCTCAGCCACTGTTCCCAACACCATCGTGGTCAACTGGTCATCTGAGTTTGGACGG AATTACTCCTTGTCTGTGTACCTGGTGAGGCAGTTGACTGCAGGGACCCTTCTACAAAAACTCAGAGCCAAGGGCATCCGGAACCCAGACCACTCCCGGGCACTGA TCAAGGAGAAACTGACTGCTGATCCGGACAGTGAGGTGGCCACCACAAGTCTCCGGGTGTCACTTATGTGCCCG CTAGGGAAGATGCGCTTGACTGTCCCTTGTCGTGCTCTCACCTGCGCCCACCTGCAGAGCTTCGATGCTGCTCTGTATCTACAGATGAATGAGAAGAAGCCAACGTGGACATGTCCTGTGTGTGACAAGAAGGCTCCCTATGAATCTCTTATCATTGATGG TTTATTCATGGAGATTCTTAATTCCTGCTCGGATTGTGATGAGATCCAGTTCATGGAAGACGGATCCTGGTGCCCAATGAAACCCAAGAAGGAGGCATCTGAGGTTTGCCCCCCGCCAGGGTATGGGCTGGATG CTGTCCAGTATAGCCCAGTCCAAGAGGGCAATCCATCAGAGAATAAGAAGAAGGTTGAAGTGATTGACTTGACAATAGAAAGCTCATCAGATGAGGAGGACCTGCCCCCGACCAAAAAGCACTGTCCTGTCACCTCAGCTGCTATCCCAGCTCTACCTGGAAGCAAAGG AGTCCTGACGTCTGATCACCAGCCATCCTCGGTGCTGCGGAGCCCTGCTGTGGGCACGATGGGCGGCGATTTCCTGTCCGGTCTCCCGCTACACGAGTACCCACCTGCCTTCCCGCTGGGGGCTGATATCCAAG gtttagatttattttctttccttcagcctGAGAGTCAG CACTACGGTCCCTCTGTCATCACCTCACTAGACGAACAGGATGCCCTTGGCCACTTCTTCCAGTACCGAGGGACCCCTTCCCACTTTCTGGGCCCGCTAGCCCCCACGCTGGGGAGCTCTCACCGTAGCACCACTCCAGCACCCCCTCCTGGCCGCGTCAGTAGCATCGTGGCCCCTGGGGGGACCTTAAGGGAGGGGCACGGAGGACCTCTGCCCTCAGGTCCTTCTTTGACCGGCTGTCGGTCAGACATCATTTCCCTGGACTGA
- the NUDT17 gene encoding nucleoside diphosphate-linked moiety X motif 17 isoform X4 → MAAARLLLLRSGRPEPLSFSQSVCGLLGARPGPTHCGLKRGQLVLSDRPFPGASARLPLQRPPFCPFAALDQQPGAPGAELPTNRGVDLGVAVILQSSDQTVLLTRRTRTLNVSPNLWVPPGGHVELDEELLDGGLRELWEESGLQLPQGQFSWVPLGLWESAYPPRLSWGLPRYHHIVLYLLVISQESQQQLQARIQPNPGEVSAFMWLGPDVAAAVAASEDGTETPRHLPQDLPPSVPPTSLLGSWPCGRVKCVECPAGAVVVLKCIWL, encoded by the exons ATGGCCGCGGCGCGGTTGCTGCTGCTCCGCTCCGGGCGCCCCGAGCCCCTGAGCTTCTCGCAGAGCGTGTGTGGCCTCCTGGGCGCTAGGCCGGGGCCCACGCACTGCGGCCTGAAGCGGGGACAGCTCGTCCTCTCGGACAGGCCATTCCCAGGCGCGTCGGCCAGGCTTCCGCTCCAG CGACCCCCTTTCTGCCCTTTTGCGGCCCTGGACCAGCAGCCCGGGGCTCCTGGGGCCGAGCTGCCCACGAATCGAGGTGTGGATCTGGGTGTGGCGGTCATTCTGCAGTCCAGCGATCAGACCGTCTTGTTGACCCGAAGGACACGCACCCTCAACGTTTCACCCAACCTCTGGGTACCCCCAG GTGGGCATGTGGAACTTGATGAAGAG CTGTTGGACGGAGGGCTTCGAGAGCTTTGGGAGGAGAGTGGACTACAGCTGCCCCAGGGCCAGTTCTCTTGGGTCCCTCTGGGGCTATGGGAG tCTGCCTACCCTCCTAGGCTGAGCTGGGGTCTCCCCAGATACCATCACATCGTTCTCTATCTACTTGTCATCTCCCAGGAGTCACAGCAGCAGCTGCAG GCCCGGATCCAACCAAACCCAGGAGAGGTGAGCGCCTTTATGTGGCTGGGACCAGATgtagcagctgcagtggctgccTCAGAGGATGGGACAGAGACACCCAGACATCTTCCCCAGGACCTACCACCCTCTGTCCC CCCCACCAGCCTGCTAGGTTCTTGGCCCTGTGGGCGTGTGAAATGTGTGGAATGTCCGGCTGGGGCAGTCGTGGTGCTCAAGTGCATATGGCTTTGA
- the NUDT17 gene encoding nucleoside diphosphate-linked moiety X motif 17 isoform X3: MAAARLLLLRSGRPEPLSFSQSVCGLLGARPGPTHCGLKRGQLVLSDRPFPGASARLPLQRPPFCPFAALDQQPGAPGAELPTNRGVDLGVAVILQSSDQTVLLTRRTRTLNVSPNLWVPPGGHVELDEELLDGGLRELWEESGLQLPQGQFSWVPLGLWESAYPPRLSWGLPRYHHIVLYLLVISQESQQQLQARIQPNPGEVSAFMWLGPDVAAAVAASEDGTETPRHLPQDLPPSVPVTPLSRGSGAPSDPGPAKEEQNVDPLPPGPGI; the protein is encoded by the exons ATGGCCGCGGCGCGGTTGCTGCTGCTCCGCTCCGGGCGCCCCGAGCCCCTGAGCTTCTCGCAGAGCGTGTGTGGCCTCCTGGGCGCTAGGCCGGGGCCCACGCACTGCGGCCTGAAGCGGGGACAGCTCGTCCTCTCGGACAGGCCATTCCCAGGCGCGTCGGCCAGGCTTCCGCTCCAG CGACCCCCTTTCTGCCCTTTTGCGGCCCTGGACCAGCAGCCCGGGGCTCCTGGGGCCGAGCTGCCCACGAATCGAGGTGTGGATCTGGGTGTGGCGGTCATTCTGCAGTCCAGCGATCAGACCGTCTTGTTGACCCGAAGGACACGCACCCTCAACGTTTCACCCAACCTCTGGGTACCCCCAG GTGGGCATGTGGAACTTGATGAAGAG CTGTTGGACGGAGGGCTTCGAGAGCTTTGGGAGGAGAGTGGACTACAGCTGCCCCAGGGCCAGTTCTCTTGGGTCCCTCTGGGGCTATGGGAG tCTGCCTACCCTCCTAGGCTGAGCTGGGGTCTCCCCAGATACCATCACATCGTTCTCTATCTACTTGTCATCTCCCAGGAGTCACAGCAGCAGCTGCAG GCCCGGATCCAACCAAACCCAGGAGAGGTGAGCGCCTTTATGTGGCTGGGACCAGATgtagcagctgcagtggctgccTCAGAGGATGGGACAGAGACACCCAGACATCTTCCCCAGGACCTACCACCCTCTGTCCC TGTGACACCCCTATCACGTGGAAGTGGAGCTCCCTCAGACCCGGGGCCAGCAAAGGAAGAACAGAATGTTGACCCTCTCCCCCCCGGACCAGGAATCTGa
- the NUDT17 gene encoding nucleoside diphosphate-linked moiety X motif 17 isoform X2 has product MAAARLLLLRSGRPEPLSFSQSVCGLLGARPGPTHCGLKRGQLVLSDRPFPGASARLPLQRPPFCPFAALDQQPGAPGAELPTNRGVDLGVAVILQSSDQTVLLTRRTRTLNVSPNLWVPPGGHVELDEESAYPPRLSWGLPRYHHIVLYLLVISQESQQQLQARIQPNPGEVSAFMWLGPDVAAAVAASEDGTETPRHLPQDLPPSVPAVELGEDGGARPLALPTSTLLRTTPAVADSQERVSTGTKFALRLWLQHLGSVTPLSRGSGAPSDPGPAKEEQNVDPLPPGPGI; this is encoded by the exons ATGGCCGCGGCGCGGTTGCTGCTGCTCCGCTCCGGGCGCCCCGAGCCCCTGAGCTTCTCGCAGAGCGTGTGTGGCCTCCTGGGCGCTAGGCCGGGGCCCACGCACTGCGGCCTGAAGCGGGGACAGCTCGTCCTCTCGGACAGGCCATTCCCAGGCGCGTCGGCCAGGCTTCCGCTCCAG CGACCCCCTTTCTGCCCTTTTGCGGCCCTGGACCAGCAGCCCGGGGCTCCTGGGGCCGAGCTGCCCACGAATCGAGGTGTGGATCTGGGTGTGGCGGTCATTCTGCAGTCCAGCGATCAGACCGTCTTGTTGACCCGAAGGACACGCACCCTCAACGTTTCACCCAACCTCTGGGTACCCCCAG GTGGGCATGTGGAACTTGATGAAGAG tCTGCCTACCCTCCTAGGCTGAGCTGGGGTCTCCCCAGATACCATCACATCGTTCTCTATCTACTTGTCATCTCCCAGGAGTCACAGCAGCAGCTGCAG GCCCGGATCCAACCAAACCCAGGAGAGGTGAGCGCCTTTATGTGGCTGGGACCAGATgtagcagctgcagtggctgccTCAGAGGATGGGACAGAGACACCCAGACATCTTCCCCAGGACCTACCACCCTCTGTCCC TGCGGTGGAACTAGGAGAGGACGGAGGAGCTCGACCTCTGGCCTTGCCCACGTCCACCCTGCTGCGGACCACCCCAGCCGTGGCCGACAGCCAAGAGAGGGTTAGCACAGGGACCAAGTTTGCCCTCAGGCTCTGGCTGCAACACCTGGGCAG TGTGACACCCCTATCACGTGGAAGTGGAGCTCCCTCAGACCCGGGGCCAGCAAAGGAAGAACAGAATGTTGACCCTCTCCCCCCCGGACCAGGAATCTGa
- the NUDT17 gene encoding nucleoside diphosphate-linked moiety X motif 17 isoform X1, with amino-acid sequence MAAARLLLLRSGRPEPLSFSQSVCGLLGARPGPTHCGLKRGQLVLSDRPFPGASARLPLQRPPFCPFAALDQQPGAPGAELPTNRGVDLGVAVILQSSDQTVLLTRRTRTLNVSPNLWVPPGGHVELDEELLDGGLRELWEESGLQLPQGQFSWVPLGLWESAYPPRLSWGLPRYHHIVLYLLVISQESQQQLQARIQPNPGEVSAFMWLGPDVAAAVAASEDGTETPRHLPQDLPPSVPAVELGEDGGARPLALPTSTLLRTTPAVADSQERVSTGTKFALRLWLQHLGSVTPLSRGSGAPSDPGPAKEEQNVDPLPPGPGI; translated from the exons ATGGCCGCGGCGCGGTTGCTGCTGCTCCGCTCCGGGCGCCCCGAGCCCCTGAGCTTCTCGCAGAGCGTGTGTGGCCTCCTGGGCGCTAGGCCGGGGCCCACGCACTGCGGCCTGAAGCGGGGACAGCTCGTCCTCTCGGACAGGCCATTCCCAGGCGCGTCGGCCAGGCTTCCGCTCCAG CGACCCCCTTTCTGCCCTTTTGCGGCCCTGGACCAGCAGCCCGGGGCTCCTGGGGCCGAGCTGCCCACGAATCGAGGTGTGGATCTGGGTGTGGCGGTCATTCTGCAGTCCAGCGATCAGACCGTCTTGTTGACCCGAAGGACACGCACCCTCAACGTTTCACCCAACCTCTGGGTACCCCCAG GTGGGCATGTGGAACTTGATGAAGAG CTGTTGGACGGAGGGCTTCGAGAGCTTTGGGAGGAGAGTGGACTACAGCTGCCCCAGGGCCAGTTCTCTTGGGTCCCTCTGGGGCTATGGGAG tCTGCCTACCCTCCTAGGCTGAGCTGGGGTCTCCCCAGATACCATCACATCGTTCTCTATCTACTTGTCATCTCCCAGGAGTCACAGCAGCAGCTGCAG GCCCGGATCCAACCAAACCCAGGAGAGGTGAGCGCCTTTATGTGGCTGGGACCAGATgtagcagctgcagtggctgccTCAGAGGATGGGACAGAGACACCCAGACATCTTCCCCAGGACCTACCACCCTCTGTCCC TGCGGTGGAACTAGGAGAGGACGGAGGAGCTCGACCTCTGGCCTTGCCCACGTCCACCCTGCTGCGGACCACCCCAGCCGTGGCCGACAGCCAAGAGAGGGTTAGCACAGGGACCAAGTTTGCCCTCAGGCTCTGGCTGCAACACCTGGGCAG TGTGACACCCCTATCACGTGGAAGTGGAGCTCCCTCAGACCCGGGGCCAGCAAAGGAAGAACAGAATGTTGACCCTCTCCCCCCCGGACCAGGAATCTGa
- the POLR3C gene encoding DNA-directed RNA polymerase III subunit RPC3 isoform X1: MTQAEIKLCSLLLQEHFGEIVEKIGVHLVRTGSQPLRVIAHDTGTSLDQVKKALCVLIQHNLVIHRVHKRGVVEYEAQCSRVLRMLRYPRYIYTAKTLYSDTGELLVEELLLNGKMTMSAVVKKVADRLTETMEDGKTMDYAEVSNTFVRLADTHFVQRCPVVPATENSEPGPPPPAPTLVISEKDMYLVPKLSLIGKGKRRRSSDEDATGEPKAKRPKHTSDNKEPIPDDGIYWQANLDRFHQHFRDQAIVSAVANRMDQTSSEIVRTMLRMSEITTSSSAPFTQPLSSNEIFRSLPVGYNISKQVLDQYLTLLADDPLEFVGKSGDSGGGMYVINLHKALGCLATASLESVVQERFGSRCARIFRLVLQKKHLEQKQVEDFAMIPAKEAKDMLYKMLSENFISLQEIPKTPDHAPSRTFYLYTVNIPSAARMLLHRCYKSVANLIERRQFETKENKRLLEKSQRVEAIIASMQATGAEEAQLQEIEEMITAPERQQLETLKRNVNKLDACEIQVDETIFLLESYIESTLKRQ; this comes from the exons ATGACTCAAGCAGAAATTAAACTGTGTTCTTTGTTGCTGCAAGAGCATTTTGGAGAGATTGTAGAAAAAATTGGAGTCCACCTAGTCAGAACTGGCAGCCAGCCACTGAGAGTTATCGCCCATGACACAGGGACGTCACTGGATCAG GTAAAAAAGGCCCTTTGTGTCCTTATTCAgcacaacctggtgatacatcgAGTGCACAAACGGGGTGTGGTGGAGTATGAAGCCCAGTGCAGCCGGGTGTTACGAATGCTTAGGTATCCCAGGTACATCTATACTGCCAAAACACTGTATAGTGACACCGGAGAGCTGCTTGTCGAAGAGCTGCTGCTGAATGGCAAAATGACAATGTCAGCTGTTGTGAAGAAAGTAGCAGACCGGCTCACAGAGACTATGGAGG ATGGCAAGACCATGGACTATGCTGAGGTATCCAACACATTTGTGCGACTAGCAGACACACACTTTGTGCAGCGGTGCCCCGTGGTGCCTGCCACTGAGAATTCAGAGCCTGGGCCACCACCGCCTGCCCCTACTCTTGTCATCAGTGAAAAGGACATGTACCTGGTTCCTAAACTAAGCTTGATAG ggaaagggaaaaggaggaggtCGTCTGACGAAGATGCTACTGGGGAGCCCAAGGCCAAGAGACCAAAGCACACCTCAGATAACAAGGAG cCCATTCCAGATGATGGGATTTATTGGCAGGCCAACCTTGACAGATTCCACCAGCATTTCCGTGACCAAGCCATTGTCAGTGCAGTTGCCAACAGGATGGACCAG ACTAGCAGCGAGATCGTGCGGACCATGCTCCGGATGAGTGAGATCACCACTTCCTCTAGTGCCCCCTTCACCCAGCCATTGTCTTCCAATGAG ATCTTCAGGTCCCTACCTGTTGGCTATAACATCTCTAAGCAGGTTCTTGATCAGTATCTCACTCTGCTGGCAGATGATCCA ctagaGTTTGTTGGAAAGTCTGGCGACAGCGGTGGAGGAATGTATGTCATCA ACCTACACAAGGCCCTAGGCTGCCTAGCCACCGCCAGCCTGGAGTCCGTGGTACAGGAGAG ATTTGGGTCTCGCTGTGCCAGAATATTCCGTCTTGTTTTGCAAAAGAAACACCTGGAGCAGAAGCAGGTAGAAGACTTTGCAATGATTCCAGCAAAAGAGGCAAAAGATATGCTTTATAAGATGCTCTCAGAAAATTTCATATCACTCCAG GAAATCCCCAAAACGCCAGACCACGCCCCATCCAGGACCTTCTATTTATATACTGTGAACATCCCGTCGGCTGCCCGAATGTTGCTGCACAGGTGCTACAAG AGCGTAGCCAACTTGATAGAAAGGAGGCAATTTGAAACCAAAGAAAACAA GCGGCTACTAGAAAAGTCTCAGAGGGTAGAAGCCATCATTGCATCCATGCAGGCCACGGGTGCAGAGGAGGCCCAGCTGCAGGAGATAGAGGAGATGATCACAGCCCCTGAGCGTCAGCAGCTGGAGACCCTGAAACGTAACGTCAACAA GTTGGATGCCTGTGAGATCCAGGTGGATGAAACCATCTTCCTGCTGGAGTCATACATCGAGAGCACCCTGAAGAGACAATGA
- the POLR3C gene encoding DNA-directed RNA polymerase III subunit RPC3 isoform X2: MTQAEIKLCSLLLQEHFGEIVEKIGVHLVRTGSQPLRVIAHDTGTSLDQVKKALCVLIQHNLVIHRVHKRGVVEYEAQCSRVLRMLRYPRYIYTAKTLYSDTGELLVEELLLNGKMTMSAVVKKVADRLTETMEDGKTMDYAEVSNTFVRLADTHFVQRCPVVPATENSEPGPPPPAPTLVISEKDMYLVPKLSLIGKGKRRRSSDEDATGEPKAKRPKHTSDNKEPIPDDGIYWQANLDRFHQHFRDQAIVSAVANRMDQTSSEIVRTMLRMSEITTSSSAPFTQPLSSNEIFRSLPVGYNISKQVLDQYLTLLADDPLEFVGKSGDSGGGMYVINLHKALGCLATASLESVVQERFGSRCARIFRLVLQKKHLEQKQVEDFAMIPAKEAKDMLYKMLSENFISLQEIPKTPDHAPSRTFYLYTVNIPSAARMLLHRCYKAATRKVSEGRSHHCIHAGHGCRGGPAAGDRGDDHSP, translated from the exons ATGACTCAAGCAGAAATTAAACTGTGTTCTTTGTTGCTGCAAGAGCATTTTGGAGAGATTGTAGAAAAAATTGGAGTCCACCTAGTCAGAACTGGCAGCCAGCCACTGAGAGTTATCGCCCATGACACAGGGACGTCACTGGATCAG GTAAAAAAGGCCCTTTGTGTCCTTATTCAgcacaacctggtgatacatcgAGTGCACAAACGGGGTGTGGTGGAGTATGAAGCCCAGTGCAGCCGGGTGTTACGAATGCTTAGGTATCCCAGGTACATCTATACTGCCAAAACACTGTATAGTGACACCGGAGAGCTGCTTGTCGAAGAGCTGCTGCTGAATGGCAAAATGACAATGTCAGCTGTTGTGAAGAAAGTAGCAGACCGGCTCACAGAGACTATGGAGG ATGGCAAGACCATGGACTATGCTGAGGTATCCAACACATTTGTGCGACTAGCAGACACACACTTTGTGCAGCGGTGCCCCGTGGTGCCTGCCACTGAGAATTCAGAGCCTGGGCCACCACCGCCTGCCCCTACTCTTGTCATCAGTGAAAAGGACATGTACCTGGTTCCTAAACTAAGCTTGATAG ggaaagggaaaaggaggaggtCGTCTGACGAAGATGCTACTGGGGAGCCCAAGGCCAAGAGACCAAAGCACACCTCAGATAACAAGGAG cCCATTCCAGATGATGGGATTTATTGGCAGGCCAACCTTGACAGATTCCACCAGCATTTCCGTGACCAAGCCATTGTCAGTGCAGTTGCCAACAGGATGGACCAG ACTAGCAGCGAGATCGTGCGGACCATGCTCCGGATGAGTGAGATCACCACTTCCTCTAGTGCCCCCTTCACCCAGCCATTGTCTTCCAATGAG ATCTTCAGGTCCCTACCTGTTGGCTATAACATCTCTAAGCAGGTTCTTGATCAGTATCTCACTCTGCTGGCAGATGATCCA ctagaGTTTGTTGGAAAGTCTGGCGACAGCGGTGGAGGAATGTATGTCATCA ACCTACACAAGGCCCTAGGCTGCCTAGCCACCGCCAGCCTGGAGTCCGTGGTACAGGAGAG ATTTGGGTCTCGCTGTGCCAGAATATTCCGTCTTGTTTTGCAAAAGAAACACCTGGAGCAGAAGCAGGTAGAAGACTTTGCAATGATTCCAGCAAAAGAGGCAAAAGATATGCTTTATAAGATGCTCTCAGAAAATTTCATATCACTCCAG GAAATCCCCAAAACGCCAGACCACGCCCCATCCAGGACCTTCTATTTATATACTGTGAACATCCCGTCGGCTGCCCGAATGTTGCTGCACAGGTGCTACAAG GCGGCTACTAGAAAAGTCTCAGAGGGTAGAAGCCATCATTGCATCCATGCAGGCCACGGGTGCAGAGGAGGCCCAGCTGCAGGAGATAGAGGAGATGATCACAGCCCCTGA